The Hymenobacter volaticus genome contains the following window.
GCCCTCGACATGGTCGTGGAAGCGCTGGAACATGGTAAAGAGCTTGGGTAAGTACCCTGCGTCAAGTCCTAAGCCGTTGTCCTACACTTCCAGCACCGTGTAGCCCGGGCAGGAGTAGGTCCGTACGGCAACCTGGGCAGGGCGGTCGAAGGAGCGATACTGTAGCGCGTTGCGGAGCAGATGCTCCACGATCGTGCGCAGCTGCAGCGGGGCAAAGCAAATCGTAGGACAAGTCGTTAGCTCGACCGTCAGGTCAGCCTCGGAGGTTGTCAGTAGGGGGCCCAGCTCGTAGCGAACATCGTCGAGAAGGGTCATTACATCCACGGCTTCCGCGGGCTGCACGCGGGCCCGTTGCGATTTAGATAGGTCAAAAACCACGCGCTACGAGAAAAAAACGAGGATCTCTGCGCAGAGCAGGTGGCCTCAATAGTGCACGAGGGAGAACAGGCGCGCTTTCGCACGGTCTTCGAAAACTCCCCTTTAAGCCAAAAAATCATCACCCCCGACCTGACCATCCGGCAAGCCAATCAGGTGGTGGTTGAGATGTTGGGTTGTACTAGAGTGGAAGGCGTAGTGGGCCATAAAATCTTGGAGTTTGCCCATCCCGATCACCGCGCCGACTGGCAGCAACTACAAGAGCGCCTATGGGAGCATAAAATGCGGTTCGGCTGCGTTCCATAGTGTGAATGTAAACCAACGACACAACAAATAATTTATGCACGCGCACAAACGCTGCCGCGGGTAGCTTGCTGTCAAGCTGCTTAGCGTTTGTGTTAGGCCAGATTATAATCCTATGCCAGCAACACTCGCTC
Protein-coding sequences here:
- a CDS encoding PAS domain-containing protein, translated to MASIVHEGEQARFRTVFENSPLSQKIITPDLTIRQANQVVVEMLGCTRVEGVVGHKILEFAHPDHRADWQQLQERLWEHKMRFGCVP